The window ACTCGCCGATGCGCTGGAGATTTCCAGGAGCCTCGTGCACCACTACGAACGCAGTTGCCCGAACCCAACCAGTGATTTCGTGCTCAAGGTTTCAAAGGTTCTCGATGTTTCCCTCGACGAACTCTTCGATCTCAAACCCGAGAAGATCAAAAGCGGCCCACCGCCAAGAGTGAAAAAACTCACACAGCGGCTGGTCGGACTTCCGAAGGCTAAGCAGGGCGTCGTTCTCGAGATGCTCGAAAGCTACCTCGACAAGGCCTCCTGAGCACCAATGGAGCCGGACGATGACACGATTCGGCTCATCGCCGAATGCATGCGCGAGGACGGTGACCGGAAAAAAGAAGAAGCTTACCAAGCCATGCGCAAAGCATGGCTTGAACGTCGTGATGGGAACCCCAGCCTCCAACCCGGTTTCAAGGTCGATACCGATCTTCAGCCTCTTCGATGGCTCGAAGATGGCCGGGATCTGATCCAAAGTGCCAAAGGCACGATTTCGGTTCAGTTGTCCAGCGGCCTTTCCAGACCACCCTTGAACACCTATCTTCCCTATCCGGTTTTCCAGATGGGCGCGGAGATATTTCTCAAGGGCATGTGGCTTTGCCAGTTCGAAGAGTGCCGGAACCTCCGGGATCACGATTGGATGACTTCCGAGAAGCGGAAAGACTACCGAGAGAAACTAAAGGACATCGGACACGATCTAATCGGGCTAACCGCAAGGGTTCGGCAAATCGGACCGTTCGGCGAAAGCGTTCCGATTGGCGAGTTTCTCACGATTCTCGATGCCGTTGTTCGCGAGCACTACTTTCCATTATACGAAGCCGCACGCAAGGGCTCCAA is drawn from Puniceicoccus vermicola and contains these coding sequences:
- a CDS encoding helix-turn-helix domain-containing protein; this encodes MKKTILTNRPYNRPMASGRTTTKEAPFFGQRLSHFRKQRGMTQQELADALEISRSLVHHYERSCPNPTSDFVLKVSKVLDVSLDELFDLKPEKIKSGPPPRVKKLTQRLVGLPKAKQGVVLEMLESYLDKAS